The following DNA comes from Moritella sp. 24.
CAAAAAATATTCGAATGATAAATTTAAACATACGTATGATTTATTATATTACTATCGGATTTATTGATTGCTACGATCAACTCGTTGTTTTTGAAAATAAGGTAACTGGTCAGAGTTTATCTGTGCAGAAAGGAGAGGCTAAGAAGTAGCGAGTCTAGGCGTTTAAGCATACTCGCTTTGAGTCGCTGGCTATAAATCAAGATACATCAATACAGGGATAAGTAGGATATTAAGTGCAATGAAGTAGGTTGCCAAGGTGAATACTTTTTTAACCTTATTACAGCGATAGATAAAATACTCATCAAAATGATGCAAATGTTCATCACGACGAATGTAATGAAATAGTTGCATTTGCTTTGTATAGTTACCCTCAGTACTAAAGAATACACGTCCATTCACACGCTGGTAGAGTAGCGGATCGATATCTTTCATTCTATACAGTAAGCAGCGTAATGAGGACACTGCTCGTGCGACATTAATTAGAGTAATAATAGAGAATGCGATAAAAATTAGATCACTATTATTCATACTATCTCCTCAGTGACTATTTTCACTGTACCTAACTGATAATCCACCTTACTTTAATGAGTTTAATATATATTCTAGTTTTCGGTAGCCAGAAACTAGAAATATCACTTAAGGGTACTATTTACGGTCAGTAATAGGCATTTCAAATCTTTGAATTTTCTATCGAATCATTAAAAATAATACATTAGATAAACTAATGCAAGCGGACGTAAAAAAGTAAGGTGTAAATACACTATTATTACTTGCTATGTTGTTTTTTCAAGACTATCATCTCGCCCGAAATGCAGAGTAAGATATCGCGTATATGGATTTAGCCTGTCACCCATCTTTTCATTATCAATCCAATAGAGTTTAACTCTAATAACTACGTTGTTTAGTCATAAACATCGATTTTTTATTCATATACTATTACGAGGGTATGGTTGTGCTACAACAATCGTCTTCTGCCAATATGGCAAAGTTACTATTTCTAATTATAATACTGACTGCTGTCGGTCAAATGACACAAACAATGTATGTGCCATCGATTGCAGCAATGGCCACAGATTTTGCTGTTCAACCTACGTATTTGCAGGCCGTTATGGCAGCGTATTTGATCCCGTATGGATTATCACAGTTTATCTATGGTCCACTCTCTGATCGCATTGGTCGACGACCAGTGATCATGATGGGCATGATGATATTTATGCTTGGTACGTTAGCGGCTTTATTTGCACCATCGTTCGAACTTTTTCTATTAGCGAGCTTTATCCAAGGGTCTGGTACAGGTTGTGCTGGCGCTATGTCACGTACGGTCACGCGTGATTGTTATGATGGTGCGGCCTTACACAGAGCAAATAGTTTAGTGAGTATGGGGGTTATTTTTTCGCCATTACTTGCGCCTGTTATTGGTGGTTACTTATCAATGGCATTTGATTGGCAGGCAAGTTATGTTTTTCTACTGATCTTTGGTGCTTTGGTGACGTTATCGATGTTCACTATGTTTGATGAAACATTACCTAAAGAAAATCGCCGTCATGAACGAGTTTGGACAAGTTATAGCTATGTATTGAGTAACCGTCAATTCCAAGGCTATATATTTTGTTTGATCGCGACATTTGCTGGTATTGCAGTATTTGAAGCCGCAGCTGGGGTATTATTGGGCAGTGTCTTAAAATTAGATCCAACAACAATAAGCTGGTTGTTTGTATTACCTTTACCGGGGTATTTATTAGGTGCATGGTTGTCTGCAACGCTATCTGCACGTATCGGTCAACGCAACCTGTTTAATGTTGGCATGGCAACGCTGATCATTGGAGCATTGATTATCTTTATTCCGGGAATGGCTGGATTGGTGACTGTGGTCTCTCTGATTGGAGGTGGCTTTGTTTCATTTATTGGTGCTGGGATCATATTTCCGGCAGCGACAACTGCTGCAATTCAACCTTTTCCTCATCATGCTGGTACGGCGGGGGCGTTATTGGGCGGTATGCAAAACTTAGGTGCCGGACTTGTGACCTTATCAGCCTCGTTAATGGGGGCGAAAGACCAATTTAACTTGGGCTCTGTCATGCTGGTGGCTGCTATCTTAGTGGTTATTAGTATTTTATGGGTTCGTCGTCGTTTCTCTAACGATGCAGCAATGACGCCTAGTTTGTAATAGATAGTTTGTAATAGATAGTTTATAACGGCTAGCTTGTATCGAGATTTGGATATAGATAGTGCGGGAACAAGGTTGTTCCCGCCTAAATTAGTGATTGTGTTGTCGGTAATGGGGATCAGTCCAACAACGAGGTAGTTCTTCACCTGATAGGAAGAGTAAATCTGACTTATTAAACGATTCAGGATCTTGCTGTTCTTCACCAACTTGATAACGACCTAATACTGTATTATGAAATAGATTAGTAAGATCATCTTGTCCTATCACCTCTATCATATCGTTATTGCCTCTATGCTTAAAAAACATGACTAGCTCCACTTATTAGTTGATTGATACTAGTAAAGTATAGCTTGCAAGTTAACGCCTTTCACAAGAAGTACAGCCGCGACAAGCGGAACGTGTTTTGCTAGTCCGATCTAATCGTCCACGTTGAACCTTACAATACGCATTCTTTAAGCAGCGACGATAATCAAACCAATCTTCTGGTTTTGTTAATATGACATAGCCATTAAATCGCTTAAGTAGATCGCTTTGCCACTCATGAATTAATCCACTATCGAAGCCGATATCAAAAAAATCTAATAACGCGGAAACACTGTTTAATTGTTTTATTTTATCTTCAATAGTCATGATCTGTTTTGTTGTTTGCATGGTTTTTTTTGTATTTTTAAAAATAGAAAGGGGGTTAATAACAGTTATAACGCATTTAATAACAGTTATAACGCATTTAATGATGCTGATTTTCTCACTTCTCTATTTCTGCGTAAATCGAAACTAACGATTTGATTGCAGTGGATCAAGTAAGTATGGTTTTTTATATTTTGCATAAATATCTCTTTACATCGTAAATGAATTGAAATATAAATGAGACTTATTATCATTTAGGTGTAATTAATCACAATTAAACAGGATGTTTATGACTCAATCTCTCACCGTAAATAAAGTATTAACTACTTTAACCCTTACTCTAGCCAGTCCGTTGGTTTTGGCACATTCAGGACATGATCACAGTGATCCGTTATCTGGATTAATTCATCTCACTTGGATTGCACCAATTGTATTAGCGGCTGGATATGCAGCGATTGTTATTCGTCGTGCTAATCGTAACAAAACAACAAAAAAGTAGGGGAAATATATGTTATTCAAACTTGTTTCAGCGATGGATAAGAAACTGTCATTTAGCCAAGTATCGGCCCATTGTGATATTCCATGTAAGATTTATGATCCAATCTCGGCACAGTTAGCTGTTCTCACTATGATACGTATGGTTGATTTGTTAGATGAATTTGGCTGCAAAGATTCGTTTAGTTTAAATGATCAAGCGCAATTTAGTCGTTTGATCACCGAAAAAGAAGTACATGGTTTAAAAGTTAAAGAAGAAATTAGGGTTATTTGGGGCGACTATATTAAACAACCGCAATTGGACCAGTTTCCAGAGTTACACGCACTGACACACAGTATTATGCTTGCGGCATCAAAAGCGAAGCAACATATTGATAAAGAGGCGACGTTGGATTTACTGGAAAAAGTAAATCGATTTGCTGAAATATTTTGGGCAACAAAAGGCATCGATACCTTTACTGCCACATCGCCATATCCGCCAGCACAACAACTTATTTATCCAAAGCTAGATTGTTAGGTTTTCATATTAGCCGAGTGCGGGGAACAAGTATGTCACCTTGTATCCCCGAAGGAAGTTATGTGCTGGTTAATGGCTGGCTTTCCTTGTTATCAGTAAAGCCAGAACAGATTATTAAAGTTCGTCATACGCGTTATGGCGACATAATAAAAACCCTTGATCATATTGATGAACAAGGGTTTTTATGGTTACGTGGAGAGCATGAAAGTAGTGTATCTATGCTTGAAATGGGGCCTGTCAGTCAGTATCAATTGATTGGTGTTGTTTGGTTTATTATCAAACCTCGCATTAGAAATAATTAAATGATAATAATTCTCATTTGTATTGAGATGTTTTTTATTCCTTGTTAGTATTGTCTGCATAGGATCAATATTAACAAGGAATAAACATGCTCTATCAGTTTCGTTTTACAACATCACTATTACTTTTCTTCTCATTTATTTTATCTACCACAGTTTGGGCTGGTTCGTCTTCAACAGTGGCAAAGCCATTTAAAGTTGTTACTACGTTCACCGTGATTGCTGATATGGCTAGAAACGTTGCTGGCGATGCTGCGATTGTGACTTCAATAACCAAACCAGATGCTGAAATTCATAACTATCAAACCACACCAGGTGATATTCGTCGTGCACAAGGTGCTGATTTAATCATTTATAACGGTTTAAACCTCGAGTTATGGTTTGATAAATTTTTCCATAATCTACGCGATGTGCCTAGTGTTGTTGTGACGAAGGGGATAGTGCCGATGGGTATTTCTCAAGGTCCATATTCAGGTAAACCGAATCCACATGCTTGGATGTCTGCGTCTAATGCGTTGGTTTACGTAGAGAATATACGTCAAGCATTAGTTAAACATGACAGTGAAAATGCTGCTGTTTATAACAAAAATGCAAAAAATTACAGTGCGCAGATCCTTGCGGCTGTTGAACCATTTAAGCAACAAATTGCAGCGGTACCAAAATCTAAGCGCTGGCTGGTGAGTAGTGAAGGTGCATTCAGTTACTTGACGCGAGATTACGATTTGCAAGAGTTATACCTTTGGCCAATTAATGCGGATGCACAAGGGACGCCTCAACAGGTACGTAAAGTTATTGATGAGGTGAAAGCCAATAATATTGTCGCCATCTTTAGTGAAAGCACTGTGTCTGCCCGACCTGCGCAGCAAGTCGCACGTGAAACGGGTAGTCGTTATGCGGGTGTATTATATGTTGATTCATTAAGTGCGATTGATGGACCAGTGCCCACTTACATTGATTTGCTTAAGGTGACATTAAGTACGATAGCAAAAGGACTAAATCAATCATGATGGGATTAGAAGTAAATGATATTAGTGTGACTTATCGCAATGGTCATACTGCATTATTTAATGCCAGTTTTAGTTTACCTAAGGGCTCGATTACTGCGCTGGTGGGTATCAATGGCAGTGGTAAATCAACCTTGTTTAAAGCCATTATGGGGTTTGTTACCTTGGCTAAGGGCTCTGTTAATATTTTAGATTTACCCGTGAAGAAGGCATTAAAAAGCAACTTAGTCGCTTATGTGCCACAAAGCGAAGAGATTGATTGGAATTTCCCTATCTTGGTCAAAGATGTCGTGATGATGGGACGTTATGGGCACATGAATATGTTGCGTATGGCAAAAACAAATGATCATGACAAGGTCGATATGGCACTTGAACGTGTCAACATGAGCGAATTTAAACACCGTCAAATTGGCGAACTATCTGGCGGTCAGAAAAAGAGGGTGTTCCTCGCGCGAGCTTTGGCACAAGAGAGCCAAGTTATTTTACTT
Coding sequences within:
- the emrD gene encoding multidrug efflux MFS transporter EmrD, with the translated sequence MVVLQQSSSANMAKLLFLIIILTAVGQMTQTMYVPSIAAMATDFAVQPTYLQAVMAAYLIPYGLSQFIYGPLSDRIGRRPVIMMGMMIFMLGTLAALFAPSFELFLLASFIQGSGTGCAGAMSRTVTRDCYDGAALHRANSLVSMGVIFSPLLAPVIGGYLSMAFDWQASYVFLLIFGALVTLSMFTMFDETLPKENRRHERVWTSYSYVLSNRQFQGYIFCLIATFAGIAVFEAAAGVLLGSVLKLDPTTISWLFVLPLPGYLLGAWLSATLSARIGQRNLFNVGMATLIIGALIIFIPGMAGLVTVVSLIGGGFVSFIGAGIIFPAATTAAIQPFPHHAGTAGALLGGMQNLGAGLVTLSASLMGAKDQFNLGSVMLVAAILVVISILWVRRRFSNDAAMTPSL
- a CDS encoding metal ABC transporter substrate-binding protein; protein product: MLYQFRFTTSLLLFFSFILSTTVWAGSSSTVAKPFKVVTTFTVIADMARNVAGDAAIVTSITKPDAEIHNYQTTPGDIRRAQGADLIIYNGLNLELWFDKFFHNLRDVPSVVVTKGIVPMGISQGPYSGKPNPHAWMSASNALVYVENIRQALVKHDSENAAVYNKNAKNYSAQILAAVEPFKQQIAAVPKSKRWLVSSEGAFSYLTRDYDLQELYLWPINADAQGTPQQVRKVIDEVKANNIVAIFSESTVSARPAQQVARETGSRYAGVLYVDSLSAIDGPVPTYIDLLKVTLSTIAKGLNQS
- a CDS encoding acetyltransferase — its product is MFFKHRGNNDMIEVIGQDDLTNLFHNTVLGRYQVGEEQQDPESFNKSDLLFLSGEELPRCWTDPHYRQHNH
- a CDS encoding manganese/iron ABC transporter ATP-binding protein; translated protein: MMGLEVNDISVTYRNGHTALFNASFSLPKGSITALVGINGSGKSTLFKAIMGFVTLAKGSVNILDLPVKKALKSNLVAYVPQSEEIDWNFPILVKDVVMMGRYGHMNMLRMAKTNDHDKVDMALERVNMSEFKHRQIGELSGGQKKRVFLARALAQESQVILLDEPFTGVDVKTEEQIMALLRELRAEGKVILVSTHNLGSVPEFCDRTVLINRTILGAGLTSEIFTQDNLQKTFGGVLRHFILAGDELHDDDDARQVTVLSDHERPVVLYGEDEQTPLVRERC
- the sodN gene encoding superoxide dismutase, Ni, with the protein product MLFKLVSAMDKKLSFSQVSAHCDIPCKIYDPISAQLAVLTMIRMVDLLDEFGCKDSFSLNDQAQFSRLITEKEVHGLKVKEEIRVIWGDYIKQPQLDQFPELHALTHSIMLAASKAKQHIDKEATLDLLEKVNRFAEIFWATKGIDTFTATSPYPPAQQLIYPKLDC
- a CDS encoding universal stress protein UspB, coding for MNNSDLIFIAFSIITLINVARAVSSLRCLLYRMKDIDPLLYQRVNGRVFFSTEGNYTKQMQLFHYIRRDEHLHHFDEYFIYRCNKVKKVFTLATYFIALNILLIPVLMYLDL
- a CDS encoding nitrogen fixation protein NifW; this translates as MQTTKQIMTIEDKIKQLNSVSALLDFFDIGFDSGLIHEWQSDLLKRFNGYVILTKPEDWFDYRRCLKNAYCKVQRGRLDRTSKTRSACRGCTSCERR
- a CDS encoding nickel-type superoxide dismutase maturation protease, encoding MSPCIPEGSYVLVNGWLSLLSVKPEQIIKVRHTRYGDIIKTLDHIDEQGFLWLRGEHESSVSMLEMGPVSQYQLIGVVWFIIKPRIRNN